The Thermotoga sp. Ku-13t DNA segment ATCATCATCGGCGACGAGGATACGACATATTTCTTCATGCCATCGCTGCGCGCTCGATCTTACATAAAAAAGACGTACATAGATAAGTTCAAATCCCTGTTGAAAGAACTCGGTTCGAAAGATGCTGTAATAAAATCACTCGATGGTGTGGACAGAACCTACGCCCAGCTCTTCTTCGACGAGGCAAAATCTTCGGCTGCTAAATTCTACTCCTTGCTGCTCAGCAACATCGATGAAAAACGCAAGCAGTTCAGAAAGAACGTTCAGATAGTCTTCCAGGATCCCTACAGCTCGCTCAATCCAAGACTCCGGATAAAGTCGATCGTCGGCGAGGGCCCAGCAGTTCACAGGCTCGTCAGAAATGAGAAAGAACTCGTGAGCAAAGTGCGTTCAGTTCTCGAGGACGTTGGTATAAGTGGCGATTACATGTACCGATTCCCACACGAATTTTCCGGTGGCCAAAGACAAAGGATCGGTATCGCCAGAGCACTCGCACTTTCTCCCAAGCTTGTAATCGCCGATGAAGCGGTTTCAGCTCTGGACGTTTCGATAAGATCACAGATCATCAACTTGATGAAAGACCTTCAGCACGAGCACAAGCTGACGTATCTGTTCATCTCGCACGACCTTGCCGTGATAAAGTACGTGAGTGACAGGATCATCGTCATGTACCTCGGAAAGATCGTTGAAATGGCTTCGAAGAAGGACTTGTTTGACAATCCATTGCATCCGTACACGAAAGCACTCATGAGTGCCATACCGATACCCAATCCCAATATCAAGAAAGAGAGGATCATCTTGAAGGGCGATGTACCAAGTCCCGTTAATCCCCCGTCCGGTTGCAGGTTCCATACACGCTGTTACATAGCCCAGCAGATCTGCTCGCAGCAGGAACCCGAGTTGAGAGAGATCACCCCTGGCCACTGGGTCGCCTGTCATTTTGCAAAATAAAAAACCCGGGCACAGAGCCCGGGTTTTTCAATTCCTTCTCTTACTCTTCCTTCCAGAGCGAGTAATAATCTGCGGCGCCTGGCATCATCGGGTTGTAGTACCAACCTTTGACCCAGCTTCTTCTCACGTTCAAACTCTGAGGTTCGTAGAGAGGCACACCGAGCACGTGGTTGATTGCAAACAGCTGGACTTTCCTGTAGATCTCGCTTCTGACCTCTGGATCCGTTTCAATCGCAGCCTGCTCGATCAGTTCGTTACAGCTCTTTCCTCCAAGTTCTGGCGTGGGTGTTGATACGAACTTCTTGAAGTTTTCACCCTGAGCAAAACCGTACGTTCCGGCCGAATGGTAGTAGGTCTGTATGAAGTTGTGGGGATCTGGATAATCCGCAAGCCAGCCTATGATGAACGCCGGCAGATAACCTTGCTTGTAAGACGTCAGATAAGTCGGCCACTGCTCACCGCGCACCTCAATCTTGAACTTCGGGTTGATCATTTCGACGTAAGTCTTGATCATCTCCGCGACTGTTCTTCTCGCCTCGTTACCCGTGTTGTACAGCAGGGTGAGCTTGAATCCTTTCTTCCACACCTCGCCGTTCCATGCCTTCTTGAACTCTTCAGCCGCTTTAGCGATACTGAACTCAAACATCGGCAGGTTCGGATCGTAACCCAGCAAACTGCTTGGCAGGTCGGCGGGCACCCTGCTACCAAGGCCACGGAGAACGTCCTTGATCACGGCGTCGTAGTTTATAACGTAGGCGAACGCCCTTCTGACATGTTCGTCACTGAAGAAGTCTGGTGGTATTCCGTTGCCATCCAGTTTTCCAGAGCCAATGTACTTGCTATCAGGTTTCACGTTCCAGTTGAAGTGCAAGGATGTGATGCTTATGACTGGGAGTCCTTTCGTTATGACAACACCGGGCATGTTCTCAACCTGAGGCAGATACTGTGCGGGCACGGCAGCAAAATCAGCATCACCTTTTTCAAGCATCGCCCTTCTTGTGGACCATTCTTCGATCGTTTGAATGACTACTCTCTTGATCTTTGCGGGACCTCTCCAGTAGTCATCGAACCTTTCCAGAACGACCCTCATCTGTGCTCTGTCCCACTCTACGAGCTTGAACGGGCCTGTTCCCATAGCTTTTGCGTAGAGCGGTGATTCTTCTTTTGGAAGGTCCCAGTACTTCCACCAGGTGTCCGGTTTACCGTCCCAGCAACCTTGCTGGATCGCCCACTGCTTGTTCAAGATCATGCTCCACGTTGAATAACCACAGAGGATAGACAAGAATGGTCCAAACGGTCTTGAGAGTTTGAACACCACACTGTCACCATCGACTTCAATCGCTGGATCAATGTAATTGGTGTAAACCTTGATCAGCGCGTCGCGATATTCCGGAAGAGGCTCCTTCGTTGCAGGATCGAGTATTTCGCTGAGCGGTTTACCCACGATTTTCTCAACAAACTCATCCAGCGAATAGACCTCAAACAGTGCTTCCCATAGCATCCACATCGGTCCACCGGCTGGGTCGAACAGCAAACCACGCTCGAAGCTGTACTCTACATCTTCAGGGGTCAGAATCGCACCGTTGTGGAATTTGACACCC contains these protein-coding regions:
- a CDS encoding ABC transporter ATP-binding protein translates to MSTILKVENLVKYFPIRAGVFKRIVGWVKAVDGVSFEINEGETVGLVGESGCGKTTIGMVLLRLYEPTSGRIIIGDEDTTYFFMPSLRARSYIKKTYIDKFKSLLKELGSKDAVIKSLDGVDRTYAQLFFDEAKSSAAKFYSLLLSNIDEKRKQFRKNVQIVFQDPYSSLNPRLRIKSIVGEGPAVHRLVRNEKELVSKVRSVLEDVGISGDYMYRFPHEFSGGQRQRIGIARALALSPKLVIADEAVSALDVSIRSQIINLMKDLQHEHKLTYLFISHDLAVIKYVSDRIIVMYLGKIVEMASKKDLFDNPLHPYTKALMSAIPIPNPNIKKERIILKGDVPSPVNPPSGCRFHTRCYIAQQICSQQEPELREITPGHWVACHFAK
- a CDS encoding ABC transporter substrate-binding protein gives rise to the protein MRKVLLVLLLAVATLIFAEVKNPDTIITVTIGEPDTLDPHYAYDTASGEVLTQIYECLIAYVGSSVIEMEPRLATAVPSLENGLIRDDGKTYVFPIRKGVKFHNGAILTPEDVEYSFERGLLFDPAGGPMWMLWEALFEVYSLDEFVEKIVGKPLSEILDPATKEPLPEYRDALIKVYTNYIDPAIEVDGDSVVFKLSRPFGPFLSILCGYSTWSMILNKQWAIQQGCWDGKPDTWWKYWDLPKEESPLYAKAMGTGPFKLVEWDRAQMRVVLERFDDYWRGPAKIKRVVIQTIEEWSTRRAMLEKGDADFAAVPAQYLPQVENMPGVVITKGLPVISITSLHFNWNVKPDSKYIGSGKLDGNGIPPDFFSDEHVRRAFAYVINYDAVIKDVLRGLGSRVPADLPSSLLGYDPNLPMFEFSIAKAAEEFKKAWNGEVWKKGFKLTLLYNTGNEARRTVAEMIKTYVEMINPKFKIEVRGEQWPTYLTSYKQGYLPAFIIGWLADYPDPHNFIQTYYHSAGTYGFAQGENFKKFVSTPTPELGGKSCNELIEQAAIETDPEVRSEIYRKVQLFAINHVLGVPLYEPQSLNVRRSWVKGWYYNPMMPGAADYYSLWKEE